From the genome of Candidatus Thermokryptus mobilis:
CTATGAGCTTCAATTGGGAAATACGATTCAAAATCCCTTTTATTAACGGTTATCTTACCTGTCCCTGGAATTAACCTAACTCTTGCAACAGAGGTCTTCCTCCTACCAACAGCATCATATGAAATAACAGCCATATTCTCTGATTCCAAATTTTTTGTTTTACTTTAATAACAATTCCTCTGGTATCGGTTCAGGTTTTTGCGCCTGATGAGGATGATTTGGACCAGCATAAATTTTAAGTTTTCTTATCATCTTTCTAGAGAGGCGATTTTTCGGCAACATCAATTTAACAGCATGCCAAAGGACAAATTCTGGTTTCCTTCTCAAAAGGTCTTTCAAACTTTCAAATTTTTCACCACCAGGATATCCAGAATGGCTAAAGTATAACTTTTTCTCTTCCTTTTTCCCCGTAACCTTTATCTTTTCAGCATTGATCACCACAACGAAATCACCACAATCAACATGTGGGGAAAATATCGGTTTATGTTTTCCTCTTAAAATTCGGGCTATATTGCTGGCCAGTCGCCCAAGCGTTTGCCCTTGAGCGTCTATAAGATACCATTTGCGCTGGTTGATAACTTCTTCCTTCTTGGGCGAATATGTCCTGTTTGAAATTACATCAAGGCGAGCCATACTTTAACAAACCACTTAAATTTTCGTTATTTTGCTTGTAAAGATAACATTTTTGAGCATAAAAAACAAATTTCCCCTTTAACTCACTTCCCCAGCTATGGGAACATAGAAAAACTCCTTAACCTTATCTATATCCTCTCCGAACTTCCCCAGCAAAAACATCAATTTCACAAGCGCTGTCTCGGTT
Proteins encoded in this window:
- the rplM gene encoding 50S ribosomal protein L13, with translation MARLDVISNRTYSPKKEEVINQRKWYLIDAQGQTLGRLASNIARILRGKHKPIFSPHVDCGDFVVVINAEKIKVTGKKEEKKLYFSHSGYPGGEKFESLKDLLRRKPEFVLWHAVKLMLPKNRLSRKMIRKLKIYAGPNHPHQAQKPEPIPEELLLK